A genomic region of Kribbella sp. NBC_00382 contains the following coding sequences:
- a CDS encoding glycoside hydrolase family 9 protein: MTTLTAFLLLPATLVPATLAVQAAAADGPQYERILNGNFDSGVNSPWWTSGNTPSAVTDGRLCAQVPGGTVNVWDSMIGQDDVPVESGQPYTLRFEASASEATMFRAVVQTASKPTATVLNETVNVTTTAQTFTFTGTSPTTAEHTQVTFQAGGGSTPYTLCLDNISFVGGVVPPGGVRDFGSPVRVNQLGYLQSGPKRATYVTDETSPLDWRLLDTAGSVVAQGKTKPHGVDAMSGTNVQLIDFNRYRGTGDGYRLAVGDQLSEPFAIGNGIYKPLAQDALEYFYNNRSGIPIEAQYVGAEHARDAGHLGVAPNKGDTSVPCFPGTCTYSLDVRGGWYDAGDHGKYVVNGALAAWQLLDQYEQSGDETLKIPEAGNKIPDVLDEAKWEIDFLLRMQAPSGMVHHKIHDEKWTGLPLKPADDPQQRYLYPPSTAATLNVAAVGARCARVYAKWDKDLAARCLTAATKAWSAAKANPAVYAPAGGEGGGAYDDVKVTDEFSWAAAELFATTGKQSYKKAITTHLKAADGFSWQETGGLADLALARVPRRLSPVEYLGLVIRIARVADKYLADLRSQGYANPYLPADGKYVWGSNSAVANNAMIMATAYSLTRLPKYRDGALESLDYLLGRNAINQSYVTGYGERDSHNQHHRFWAKSLDPALPSPAPGAMAGGPNSGLQDPVAQRGLQGCAPATCYLDNIGSYSTNEVAVNWNSALAWITAFADSQSPRQQKTQALLASPVDLTSGFYVNPDSTPKAWVNSHGSDSRASTINTNIASRPTAKWFGNPPAGTTIGAMVGGYVGAADNADKLPVLVAYNLPGRDACGGHSGGGAGSPAAYRSWIAAFADSIGARPAVVVIEPDALGDFECMTAAQIAERNGMLAFATQQFHDRAPNTWAYLDAGNAGWVPAATMAARLQGAGIANARGFAVNVSNYYTTSASVTYANNVRSSLGTAKPFVIDTSRNGNGSNGEWCNPAGRKLGTPSQIGGGAEMLLWIKVPGDSDGPCGIAPTTPAGQFNPDLAVRLINGT; the protein is encoded by the coding sequence GTGACCACCCTGACCGCCTTCCTTCTCCTTCCAGCGACTCTCGTCCCGGCGACCCTCGCCGTTCAGGCCGCGGCGGCCGACGGCCCGCAGTACGAGCGGATTCTGAACGGGAACTTCGACAGCGGCGTCAACAGTCCGTGGTGGACCAGCGGGAACACGCCGTCGGCCGTCACCGACGGGCGGCTGTGCGCGCAGGTCCCCGGCGGCACCGTGAACGTGTGGGACTCGATGATCGGCCAGGACGACGTGCCGGTGGAGAGCGGCCAGCCCTACACACTGCGCTTCGAGGCATCGGCCAGCGAGGCGACCATGTTCCGGGCGGTCGTCCAGACCGCGTCCAAGCCAACGGCGACCGTGCTGAACGAGACCGTCAACGTGACGACCACCGCGCAGACGTTCACCTTCACCGGGACGTCGCCGACCACCGCGGAGCACACCCAGGTCACCTTCCAGGCCGGCGGCGGCAGCACGCCCTACACGCTGTGTCTGGACAACATCTCGTTCGTCGGCGGTGTCGTGCCACCTGGTGGGGTACGGGACTTCGGCTCTCCGGTCCGGGTCAACCAGCTCGGCTACCTGCAGAGCGGGCCCAAGCGGGCCACCTACGTCACCGACGAGACCAGCCCGCTCGACTGGCGACTGCTCGACACCGCGGGCAGCGTCGTTGCCCAAGGCAAGACCAAGCCGCATGGCGTCGATGCGATGTCCGGTACCAACGTCCAGCTGATCGACTTCAACCGGTACCGCGGCACCGGCGACGGCTATCGCCTGGCAGTCGGTGACCAGCTCAGCGAGCCCTTTGCTATCGGCAACGGCATCTACAAACCGCTGGCCCAGGACGCGCTCGAGTACTTCTACAACAACCGCAGCGGCATCCCGATCGAGGCCCAGTACGTCGGTGCTGAACACGCTCGCGATGCCGGGCATCTGGGCGTCGCGCCGAACAAGGGTGACACCTCAGTCCCTTGTTTCCCCGGGACCTGCACGTACAGCCTCGACGTGCGGGGTGGCTGGTACGACGCGGGTGACCACGGCAAGTACGTCGTCAACGGGGCGCTGGCGGCGTGGCAGTTGCTCGATCAGTACGAGCAGTCCGGTGACGAGACGCTGAAGATTCCTGAAGCAGGCAACAAGATTCCCGATGTGCTGGACGAGGCGAAGTGGGAGATCGACTTCCTGCTCCGGATGCAGGCGCCGTCCGGGATGGTGCACCACAAGATCCACGACGAGAAGTGGACCGGGCTGCCACTCAAGCCGGCCGACGATCCGCAGCAGCGCTACCTCTACCCGCCGTCGACGGCCGCCACGCTGAACGTCGCCGCGGTCGGTGCCCGCTGCGCGCGGGTCTATGCGAAGTGGGACAAGGACCTGGCCGCGCGATGCCTCACAGCAGCGACCAAGGCATGGAGTGCGGCGAAGGCCAACCCGGCTGTCTATGCGCCCGCTGGCGGCGAGGGCGGTGGCGCGTACGACGATGTGAAGGTCACCGACGAGTTCTCTTGGGCCGCGGCCGAGCTCTTCGCGACGACCGGCAAGCAGTCGTACAAGAAGGCGATCACGACGCATCTCAAGGCGGCGGACGGTTTCTCGTGGCAGGAGACGGGCGGGCTGGCCGACCTCGCACTCGCGCGGGTGCCGCGGCGGCTCTCTCCGGTTGAGTACTTGGGCTTGGTCATCCGGATTGCGAGGGTCGCGGACAAGTACCTGGCTGATCTGCGATCGCAGGGATACGCCAACCCGTACCTCCCGGCGGACGGCAAGTACGTCTGGGGGTCGAACAGCGCGGTCGCCAACAACGCGATGATCATGGCGACGGCATACTCGCTGACTAGGCTGCCGAAGTACCGGGACGGCGCGTTGGAGTCGCTGGACTATCTGCTCGGGCGGAACGCGATCAACCAGTCGTACGTGACCGGGTACGGCGAGCGGGACAGCCACAACCAGCATCACCGGTTCTGGGCGAAGTCGCTCGACCCGGCGCTGCCGTCGCCTGCTCCTGGAGCGATGGCGGGCGGGCCGAACTCGGGGCTGCAGGATCCGGTGGCGCAGCGCGGGCTTCAAGGGTGTGCGCCGGCGACCTGTTATCTCGACAACATCGGTTCCTACTCGACCAACGAAGTCGCGGTGAACTGGAATTCGGCGCTGGCGTGGATCACGGCCTTCGCAGACAGCCAGTCACCCAGGCAGCAGAAGACGCAGGCTCTGCTTGCGAGTCCGGTTGACCTGACGAGTGGGTTCTACGTCAATCCTGACTCGACGCCCAAGGCGTGGGTGAACAGCCACGGGAGTGACTCGCGGGCTTCGACGATCAACACCAATATCGCGAGCAGGCCGACGGCGAAGTGGTTCGGCAATCCGCCGGCCGGTACGACGATCGGCGCGATGGTTGGTGGGTACGTTGGGGCCGCCGATAACGCGGACAAATTGCCGGTACTGGTCGCGTACAACCTGCCCGGGCGGGATGCGTGTGGTGGGCACTCGGGTGGGGGCGCGGGGTCGCCGGCGGCGTACCGGAGTTGGATCGCTGCGTTCGCTGACTCGATCGGTGCTCGGCCGGCGGTCGTGGTGATCGAGCCGGACGCGTTGGGTGATTTCGAGTGCATGACGGCGGCGCAGATTGCCGAGCGCAACGGGATGCTTGCCTTCGCCACCCAGCAGTTCCACGATCGGGCGCCTAACACCTGGGCGTATCTCGACGCGGGCAACGCGGGTTGGGTGCCGGCGGCAACGATGGCTGCTCGGCTGCAGGGGGCGGGGATCGCTAATGCGCGTGGGTTCGCGGTGAACGTGTCGAACTACTACACGACCAGCGCGTCGGTGACGTACGCCAACAACGTGCGGTCCAGCCTCGGTACGGCGAAACCGTTCGTCATCGATACCAGCCGGAACGGCAACGGCTCCAACGGCGAGTGGTGCAACCCAGCCGGCCGCAAGCTCGGCACTCCGAGCCAAATCGGTGGCGGCGCCGAGATGCTGCTCTGGATCAAGGTGCCCGGTGATTCGGATGGTCCGTGCGGGATTGCTCCCACCACTCCGGCTGGCCAGTTCAACCCAGACCTGGCAGTTCGCCTGATCAACGGGACATAA
- a CDS encoding LacI family DNA-binding transcriptional regulator, with amino-acid sequence MKENDQVTIETPRRQPTLDEVAERAGVSRSAASRVINNAPHVSRAKREAVRRAVDDLGYVPNATARALATQQAGSVVLAISGDDPAMFADPFFAEVVVGVNSVLEETELELMLSLATSSRGQARLEQLLRTRQADGVMLMSLHGDDPLAAIADSASVPVVFGGRPLNFEPRYYVDADNRGGARLATEHLVQAGRRKIASITGRLDEGAGMARLQGYQDALAVAGLGSGLTEDGEFSEDGGNAAMTRLLDRAPDLDAVFIASDQMAIGALRVLARAGRSVPGDVAIVGFNDISSARHTDPPLTTVNQPIHALGREMARMLLALMAGDHPTPLILPTQLVIRSSV; translated from the coding sequence GTGAAGGAGAACGACCAGGTGACGATCGAGACGCCCAGGCGGCAACCGACCCTCGACGAGGTCGCCGAGCGCGCCGGGGTGTCGCGATCGGCGGCGTCCCGGGTGATCAACAACGCGCCGCACGTCAGCCGCGCCAAGCGCGAGGCGGTACGCCGGGCCGTCGACGACCTCGGGTACGTGCCCAACGCCACGGCCCGCGCGCTGGCGACCCAGCAGGCGGGGTCGGTCGTGCTGGCGATCTCGGGTGACGATCCGGCGATGTTCGCGGACCCGTTCTTCGCCGAGGTCGTCGTCGGCGTCAACTCCGTACTGGAGGAGACCGAGCTGGAGCTGATGCTGTCGCTGGCCACGTCTTCGCGGGGCCAGGCGCGACTGGAGCAGTTGCTGCGTACCAGGCAGGCCGACGGCGTGATGCTGATGTCCCTCCACGGCGACGACCCGCTCGCGGCGATCGCCGACAGCGCCTCCGTGCCGGTCGTCTTCGGCGGCCGCCCGCTGAACTTCGAGCCGCGGTACTACGTAGATGCCGACAACCGCGGAGGCGCCCGACTCGCCACCGAGCATCTCGTCCAGGCCGGCCGCCGCAAGATCGCCTCCATCACCGGCCGACTGGATGAAGGCGCAGGCATGGCCAGACTGCAGGGCTACCAGGACGCACTAGCCGTGGCCGGCCTCGGCAGCGGCTTGACCGAGGACGGCGAGTTCAGCGAAGACGGCGGCAACGCCGCGATGACCAGGCTGCTCGACCGTGCCCCCGACCTGGACGCCGTCTTCATCGCCTCTGACCAGATGGCCATCGGCGCCCTCCGCGTGCTGGCCCGCGCAGGCCGCTCGGTCCCCGGCGACGTCGCCATCGTCGGCTTCAACGACATCTCCAGCGCCCGCCACACCGACCCACCCCTCACCACAGTCAACCAACCCATCCACGCCCTGGGCCGAGAAATGGCCCGCATGCTCCTGGCCCTGATGGCCGGCGACCACCCCACCCCCCTCATCCTGCCGACCCAGCTGGTGATCCGCTCCTCGGTCTGA
- a CDS encoding beta-ketoacyl-ACP synthase III encodes MGGQIAESTGAAHAAVLGLGSYRPRRVVPNSEILEQIDSSDEWIQTRSGIKERRWASEDETILMMSTNAAKEALADSGIDPAQIGCVITATVTHLYQTPAIATQIAVAVGAPTAAAFDVSAACAGFCYGIAMANDLVRGGSAKYVLVIGVERLSDITDRTDRGTAFIFADGAGAAVVGPSDEPGIGPVVWGSDGTQHLVISQKESWVEAHGSYQWPNLTMDGNPVFRWASFEMAKTAQQALDVAGVKPEDLDLFIPHQANMRITDAMRRTLKLPDSVKVARDIERQGNTSAASIPLAIATMRENGEAKSGDLALIIGFGAGLTYAAQVVRLP; translated from the coding sequence ATGGGCGGACAGATCGCAGAGTCGACCGGAGCGGCGCACGCCGCAGTACTGGGCCTCGGCTCGTACCGGCCGCGCAGAGTGGTGCCGAACTCGGAGATCCTGGAGCAGATCGACTCCAGCGACGAGTGGATCCAGACCCGCTCCGGGATCAAGGAGCGGCGCTGGGCGTCCGAGGACGAGACCATCCTGATGATGTCGACGAACGCGGCCAAGGAGGCCCTCGCCGACTCCGGTATCGACCCCGCGCAGATCGGCTGCGTCATCACCGCGACCGTCACGCACCTGTACCAGACCCCCGCGATCGCGACCCAGATCGCCGTCGCGGTCGGCGCCCCGACGGCTGCCGCGTTCGACGTGTCGGCCGCCTGCGCCGGGTTCTGCTACGGCATCGCGATGGCCAACGACCTGGTCCGCGGCGGCAGCGCGAAGTACGTGCTGGTGATCGGCGTGGAGCGGCTCAGCGACATCACCGACCGGACCGACCGCGGGACGGCGTTCATCTTCGCCGACGGCGCCGGTGCGGCCGTGGTCGGACCGTCCGACGAGCCTGGCATCGGCCCGGTCGTCTGGGGTTCGGACGGCACCCAGCACCTGGTGATCAGCCAGAAGGAGTCCTGGGTCGAGGCACACGGCAGCTACCAGTGGCCGAACCTCACGATGGACGGCAACCCGGTCTTCCGCTGGGCGTCCTTCGAGATGGCCAAGACCGCGCAGCAGGCGCTCGACGTCGCGGGCGTGAAGCCCGAGGACCTCGACCTGTTCATCCCGCACCAGGCGAACATGCGGATCACGGACGCGATGCGGCGCACGCTGAAGCTGCCGGACAGCGTCAAGGTGGCCCGCGACATCGAGCGGCAGGGCAACACGTCGGCCGCGTCGATCCCGCTCGCGATCGCCACCATGCGCGAGAACGGCGAGGCGAAGAGCGGGGACCTCGCGCTCATCATCGGCTTCGGCGCGGGACTCACGTACGCCGCTCAGGTGGTCCGGCTCCCGTAG
- a CDS encoding patatin-like phospholipase family protein gives MRALVLGGGGSAGNAWLIGVAAGLFEAGVDVTDADLIIGTSAGATAAAQLTSTNPTQLLADILTATPQQRPSNAGGPPRVDHLQRTGEIIATAEGPADMRRRLGASALEIDAASDGSWSTQWRATVAARLPSQDWPQQLVHVTAVDARTGEPVVFDRHSGVDLADAIAASTASGPPYAIGDSRYIDGGYRRSSENADLAAGYEGVLVLSPFGGRSRAPEEWNMHLAAQIDELQAGGSTVETILPDANALEAFGSNMMDLSRRPPAAQAGYDQGKAAAEHLTTFWH, from the coding sequence ATGCGTGCATTGGTACTCGGTGGCGGGGGATCGGCAGGCAACGCCTGGCTGATCGGCGTTGCCGCCGGGTTGTTCGAGGCCGGGGTGGATGTGACCGACGCCGACCTGATCATCGGTACTTCTGCAGGCGCGACCGCTGCGGCTCAGCTCACCAGCACCAATCCAACCCAACTGCTGGCAGACATTCTCACCGCCACACCCCAGCAACGTCCGTCCAACGCTGGTGGGCCGCCGCGGGTTGACCATTTGCAGCGGACGGGCGAGATCATCGCCACGGCTGAGGGGCCGGCTGACATGCGCCGTCGGCTTGGCGCGTCGGCGCTTGAGATCGATGCCGCGTCGGATGGTTCGTGGTCGACGCAATGGCGCGCTACCGTCGCCGCGCGGCTGCCCAGCCAGGACTGGCCGCAACAGTTGGTGCACGTCACGGCAGTTGACGCTCGTACCGGCGAACCGGTCGTGTTCGACCGACACAGCGGAGTCGACCTAGCCGACGCCATCGCCGCAAGCACCGCCAGCGGCCCGCCGTACGCCATCGGCGACAGCCGCTACATCGACGGCGGCTACCGCCGCTCCAGCGAGAACGCCGATCTAGCAGCCGGCTACGAAGGCGTGCTGGTGCTCTCACCCTTCGGTGGCAGATCCCGAGCGCCGGAAGAGTGGAACATGCACCTGGCAGCCCAGATCGACGAACTACAAGCCGGTGGCAGCACGGTGGAGACCATCCTCCCGGACGCCAACGCCCTCGAAGCATTCGGCAGCAACATGATGGACCTCTCGAGACGCCCACCCGCCGCCCAAGCCGGCTACGACCAAGGCAAAGCCGCCGCCGAGCACCTCACCACCTTCTGGCACTGA
- a CDS encoding DUF3145 domain-containing protein → MATTRGVLYVHTVPSALCPHVEWAAGGILGVPVKLDWTPQPAAQGTYRAELSWQAEAGTAAKLASALRGWQKLRFEVTEEPSNGVEGERYSFTPTLGVFHATTGVHGDIMVPEERLKAAMLKAASGEADLTEEVERLLGRPWDDELEPFRYAGDGAPVRWLHQVV, encoded by the coding sequence GTGGCGACGACTCGTGGCGTTCTATACGTCCACACCGTGCCGTCAGCGTTGTGCCCTCATGTTGAGTGGGCAGCGGGCGGCATCTTAGGCGTGCCCGTGAAACTCGACTGGACGCCACAGCCCGCGGCGCAGGGAACGTACCGGGCAGAGCTGTCGTGGCAGGCCGAGGCCGGTACGGCGGCGAAGCTGGCGTCCGCTCTGCGCGGGTGGCAGAAGCTGCGCTTCGAGGTCACCGAAGAACCCAGCAACGGGGTCGAGGGCGAGCGGTACTCCTTCACGCCGACGCTCGGCGTCTTCCACGCGACCACCGGGGTGCACGGCGACATCATGGTGCCCGAGGAGCGGCTGAAGGCAGCGATGCTGAAGGCGGCCAGCGGCGAGGCGGATCTGACCGAGGAGGTCGAGCGGCTGCTCGGCCGGCCGTGGGACGACGAGCTCGAACCGTTCCGGTACGCCGGTGACGGGGCTCCCGTGCGCTGGCTGCATCAGGTGGTCTGA
- a CDS encoding beta-ketoacyl-[acyl-carrier-protein] synthase family protein, whose amino-acid sequence MSKTRVVITGLGATTPVGGDVASTWEALLAGKSGAKLLTADWVEELPVKIAAPAAVEPTEIIERVKARRLDRNAQFAVVAAREAWADSGLADVELDKTRLGVAIATGIGGLMTTLANYDLLQKGPRRVSPLAIPMLMPNSAAANVGLELGALAGVQTPVSACASSNEAISLAADQIRLGRADIVVAGGAEGSIAGLPLAAFGQMMALSKRNDDPERASRPWDVDRDGFLLGEGAGVLVLESYEHAVARGAKIYAEFAGAGITADGHDIVQPDPTGSGAERAMLQALREGDLATGDIVHINAHATSTPAGDVAEAIAIRKALGKVADTAVATAPKSMIGHLLGAAGAVESIATVLALHHRLVPPTINLDKVDDGVELDIATEPRKLADGDIAALNNSFGFGGHNVALAFKSI is encoded by the coding sequence ATGTCGAAGACCCGAGTCGTCATCACCGGGCTCGGAGCGACGACCCCGGTCGGGGGCGACGTCGCCAGCACCTGGGAGGCGCTGCTGGCCGGCAAGTCCGGGGCGAAGCTGCTCACCGCCGACTGGGTCGAGGAGCTGCCGGTCAAGATCGCCGCTCCCGCCGCTGTCGAGCCCACCGAGATCATCGAGCGGGTGAAGGCCCGCCGGCTGGACCGCAACGCGCAGTTCGCCGTCGTCGCCGCCCGCGAGGCCTGGGCCGACTCCGGCCTGGCCGACGTCGAGCTGGACAAGACCCGTCTCGGCGTGGCGATCGCCACCGGGATCGGCGGCCTGATGACCACGCTGGCCAACTACGACCTGCTGCAGAAGGGCCCGCGCCGGGTCTCACCGCTGGCGATCCCGATGCTGATGCCGAACTCGGCGGCCGCCAACGTGGGTCTCGAGCTGGGCGCGCTGGCCGGCGTACAGACTCCGGTATCGGCCTGCGCGTCGAGCAACGAGGCCATCTCGCTGGCCGCCGACCAGATCCGTCTGGGCCGCGCCGACATCGTCGTCGCTGGTGGCGCCGAGGGTTCGATCGCCGGCCTGCCGCTGGCCGCGTTCGGCCAGATGATGGCGCTGAGCAAGCGCAACGACGACCCCGAGCGCGCGTCCCGGCCGTGGGACGTCGACCGCGACGGCTTCCTGCTCGGTGAAGGCGCCGGTGTGCTGGTACTGGAGTCGTACGAGCACGCGGTCGCCCGTGGCGCCAAGATCTACGCCGAGTTCGCAGGCGCCGGCATCACCGCCGATGGCCACGACATCGTCCAGCCGGACCCGACCGGTTCGGGCGCCGAGCGCGCGATGCTGCAGGCACTGCGCGAGGGCGACCTGGCCACCGGCGACATCGTGCACATCAACGCGCACGCGACCTCGACCCCGGCCGGTGACGTCGCCGAGGCGATCGCGATCCGCAAGGCGCTCGGCAAGGTCGCCGACACCGCCGTGGCGACCGCGCCGAAGTCGATGATCGGCCACCTGCTCGGCGCGGCCGGAGCGGTCGAGTCGATCGCCACCGTGCTCGCCCTGCACCACCGGCTGGTACCGCCGACGATCAACCTGGACAAGGTCGACGACGGTGTCGAACTCGACATCGCGACCGAGCCGCGCAAGCTGGCTGACGGGGACATCGCGGCACTGAACAACTCCTTCGGCTTTGGCGGCCACAACGTCGCCCTTGCCTTCAAATCAATCTGA
- a CDS encoding acyl carrier protein has translation MASTEEIRSDLAEIVNEIAGIPVEDVQLDKSFTDDLDVDSLSMVEVVVAAEEKFSVKIPDDEVKNLKTVGDAVAFIERAQNG, from the coding sequence ATGGCCAGCACCGAAGAGATCCGCTCCGACCTCGCCGAGATCGTCAACGAGATCGCCGGCATCCCGGTCGAGGACGTCCAGCTGGACAAGTCCTTCACCGACGACCTCGACGTCGACTCGCTCTCCATGGTCGAGGTCGTCGTGGCCGCCGAGGAGAAGTTCAGCGTCAAGATCCCCGACGACGAGGTCAAGAACCTGAAGACCGTCGGTGACGCCGTCGCGTTCATCGAGCGCGCGCAGAACGGCTGA
- a CDS encoding acyltransferase domain-containing protein, which translates to MLVIAAPGQGAQTPGFLEPWLADPVFENRLNWLSAVAGLDLAHYGTKADAETIRDTAIAQPLLVAASMLSALALFPHPGDSFEKIGALAGHSVGEIAAAVGAGVITGEQAMVLVRERGKAMAAASALTPTSMTAVLGGDREEILAKLEKYGLTAANDNGPGQIVAAGTVEELAAFQADPPEKTRLIPLSVAGAFHTKHMEPAVQTLAGYARSITTHDPRTRLISNRDGQIVHDGRDVLRRLVQQVNAPVRWDLCMQTMADLQVTGILEMTPAGTLTGIARRALKGVEVFALKTPDQLDDARAFVDKHGSPSEINASPTWRLLVSPMKGTFTREGQITREAGDTVEAGEVVALVKSLRDEVEVRAPHGGSVVEWLVEEGDPVAPGQPLVRLHPSGVN; encoded by the coding sequence GTGCTCGTCATCGCTGCGCCCGGACAGGGCGCCCAGACCCCAGGATTCCTCGAGCCGTGGCTGGCCGACCCCGTCTTCGAGAACCGGCTGAACTGGCTGTCGGCCGTCGCCGGTCTCGACCTCGCCCACTACGGCACCAAGGCCGACGCCGAGACGATCCGGGACACCGCGATCGCCCAGCCGCTGCTGGTCGCCGCCAGCATGCTGTCCGCGCTGGCGCTGTTCCCGCACCCGGGCGACTCCTTCGAGAAGATCGGCGCGCTGGCCGGCCACAGCGTCGGTGAGATCGCCGCCGCCGTCGGCGCGGGCGTCATCACCGGTGAGCAGGCGATGGTGCTGGTCCGCGAACGCGGCAAGGCGATGGCAGCCGCGTCGGCGCTGACCCCGACCTCGATGACCGCTGTGCTCGGCGGCGACCGCGAGGAGATCCTCGCCAAGCTCGAGAAGTACGGGCTGACCGCCGCGAACGACAACGGCCCCGGCCAGATCGTCGCCGCCGGTACGGTCGAGGAGCTGGCAGCGTTCCAGGCCGACCCGCCGGAGAAGACCCGGCTGATCCCGCTGTCAGTGGCCGGCGCCTTCCACACCAAGCACATGGAGCCGGCCGTCCAGACGCTGGCCGGTTACGCGCGCTCCATCACCACGCACGACCCGCGCACCCGGCTGATCTCGAACCGTGACGGCCAGATCGTGCACGACGGCCGCGACGTCCTGCGCCGGCTGGTCCAGCAGGTCAACGCGCCGGTCCGCTGGGACCTGTGCATGCAGACGATGGCCGACCTGCAGGTCACCGGCATCCTGGAGATGACCCCGGCAGGCACGCTGACCGGGATCGCCCGGCGCGCGCTCAAGGGGGTCGAGGTGTTCGCGCTGAAGACGCCGGACCAGCTCGACGACGCCCGCGCGTTCGTGGACAAGCACGGCAGCCCGTCCGAGATCAACGCGTCGCCGACCTGGCGGCTGCTGGTCTCGCCGATGAAGGGCACCTTCACCCGTGAGGGTCAGATCACCCGCGAGGCGGGCGACACCGTCGAGGCCGGTGAGGTGGTCGCGCTGGTGAAGAGCCTGCGCGACGAGGTCGAGGTCCGCGCGCCGCATGGTGGCAGCGTGGTCGAGTGGCTGGTCGAAGAAGGCGACCCCGTCGCCCCTGGACAGCCGCTCGTGCGGCTGCACCCGAGTGGAGTGAACTGA
- a CDS encoding acyl-CoA carboxylase subunit beta: MTTAPVKPAKLPREEDPRNPVSRLTALFDPGTLELITPDNLSGMLAARGTIAGAPVIAFCSDATVMGGAMGDEGCEVVVEAYRVAREEELPIIGLWHSGGARLAEGVLSLHAVGKIFYEMTQASGKIPQISVVLGPAAGGAAYGPALTDIVILGPEGRIFVTGPDVVRSVTGEDVDMLRLGGPEPHGRRSGVVHITTDSEAAAIEKARRLADLFANPGSVSAEVSDTDLSGLLPESAKRAYDVHPLVGGVLDEESGVELHQRWAPNIVTTLGRLGGRTVGVIANNPLRLGGCLDALSAEKAARFVRMCDAFGVPMVVLVDVPGYLPGVGQEWDGVVRRGAKLLHAFAESVVPRVTLVTRKTYGGAYIAMNARSLGATRVFAWPRAEVAVMGAVAAIRILHRRRLAEVEPDLRPQVEAELAAEHEKIAGGIERARQIGVVDEIVEPSATRSALAAAIAAAESGGRVRGKHGNIPL, from the coding sequence ATGACCACCGCCCCTGTGAAGCCGGCCAAGCTGCCGCGCGAAGAGGATCCCCGCAATCCGGTCTCCCGGCTCACCGCCTTGTTCGACCCGGGCACGCTCGAGCTGATCACTCCCGACAATCTGTCCGGGATGCTGGCGGCTCGGGGCACGATCGCCGGCGCCCCGGTGATCGCGTTCTGCTCGGACGCCACCGTGATGGGCGGCGCGATGGGTGACGAGGGCTGCGAGGTCGTCGTCGAGGCGTATCGGGTGGCTCGCGAGGAGGAGCTGCCGATCATCGGGTTGTGGCACTCCGGTGGGGCGCGGCTGGCCGAGGGTGTGCTGTCGCTACATGCGGTCGGCAAGATCTTCTACGAGATGACGCAGGCTTCCGGCAAGATCCCGCAGATCTCCGTCGTACTCGGCCCGGCCGCCGGCGGCGCGGCGTACGGGCCTGCTTTGACCGACATCGTGATCCTCGGGCCGGAGGGGCGGATCTTCGTCACCGGGCCGGATGTGGTCCGGTCGGTGACCGGCGAGGACGTCGACATGCTGCGGCTGGGCGGTCCTGAGCCGCACGGGCGTCGGTCTGGGGTCGTGCACATCACCACGGACTCCGAGGCTGCGGCGATCGAGAAGGCTCGTCGGTTGGCGGATCTGTTCGCTAACCCTGGGTCGGTATCGGCTGAGGTCTCGGACACGGATCTGTCGGGGTTGTTGCCGGAGTCGGCCAAGCGTGCGTACGACGTGCATCCGTTGGTCGGCGGGGTGCTTGACGAGGAGTCCGGTGTCGAGCTGCATCAGCGGTGGGCGCCGAACATCGTCACGACCCTTGGGCGGCTTGGCGGTCGTACGGTCGGGGTGATCGCGAACAACCCGCTGCGGCTGGGTGGATGTCTGGACGCGTTGTCGGCGGAGAAGGCTGCCCGGTTCGTGCGGATGTGCGATGCGTTCGGGGTGCCGATGGTGGTGCTGGTCGACGTACCGGGGTACCTGCCGGGTGTCGGTCAGGAATGGGACGGCGTCGTACGCCGGGGAGCCAAGCTGCTGCATGCCTTCGCCGAGTCGGTCGTGCCGCGCGTCACGCTGGTGACCCGCAAGACCTACGGTGGCGCGTACATCGCGATGAACGCACGCTCGCTCGGGGCGACTCGGGTGTTCGCCTGGCCGCGCGCCGAGGTGGCCGTGATGGGCGCGGTCGCCGCGATCCGCATCCTGCACCGCCGCCGGCTGGCCGAGGTCGAGCCAGACCTGCGCCCGCAGGTCGAGGCCGAGCTGGCCGCCGAACACGAGAAGATCGCCGGCGGCATCGAACGAGCCCGCCAGATCGGCGTCGTCGACGAAATCGTCGAGCCGAGTGCTACCCGGTCAGCGCTGGCCGCCGCGATCGCAGCCGCTGAGTCCGGCGGCCGCGTCCGCGGCAAGCACGGCAACATCCCGCTGTAG